The Vigna unguiculata cultivar IT97K-499-35 chromosome 6, ASM411807v1, whole genome shotgun sequence genome contains a region encoding:
- the LOC114188369 gene encoding uncharacterized protein LOC114188369, which yields MGRDEFRVQTTTHQTGARPRTVRRHPYVDGIMEVELPACWKGLTMSQYDGTTDPEEHVDVFTTQARLYTSDDAILCRVFPTSLKGPALNWFTRLPPNSIDCFDTLVTRFGIQFTTSKPHHLTSLVLVNIRQEKGESLREFMECFGKILLNISNINPEVAMHHLVRALKLGPFVDSLCKKPVSNLDELRTRATKFMQMEELKEFHSTTQSDTRKKKYIDRERVLAPRPDSRFKDSRQPKYNRYTPLVSNRVRILEEALNADLIATPQRVTTPPNADTTKHCRYHRNYGHTTKDCFTMKDKIEELIQAGHLRRFVKQEEGGFSSREEREGRYEERPRRTSGYQERREEGTRRRVELEKDDEQDVREKPLRGVINYISGGFTGGRAIMFARKKYIRAIHNVNVVSTCP from the coding sequence ATGGGACGAGATGAATTCAGGGTACAGACCACCACCCACCAAACAGGCGCGAGACCCAGAACAGTTAGACGCCACCCTTACGTGGACGGGATCATGGAGGTAGAACTTCCTGCATGCTGGAAGGGATTGACTATGAGCCAGTACGATGGCACTACTGATCCAGAGGAGCACGTGGACGTATTCACCACCCAAGCAAGGTTGTACACTTCAGATGATGCAATTCTTTGTCGTGTGTTTCCAACGTCCCTGAAGGGTCCTGCACTCAACTGGTTCACACGATTACCACCTAACTCTATTGATTGTTTCGATACGTTGGTCACCCGTTTCGGCATTCAGTTCACCACCAGTAAGCCACACCATCTCACTTCTCTGGTGTTAGTAAATATACGACAGGAGAAGGGAGAATCTCTGCGAGAGTTTATGGAGTGCTTCGGGAAGATATTGTTGAATATCTCTAATATAAATCCTGAGGTCGCCATGCACCACCTTGTAAGAGCGTTAAAGCTTGGCCCGTTCGTTGACAGTCTATGCAAGAAGCCTGTGAGCAATCTGGACGAGCTTCGAACCAGGGCAACCAAATTTATGCAGATGGAAGAATTAAAGGAGTTTCATAGTACGACCCAATCAGACACTCGGAAAAAGAAATACATTGACAGAGAAAGGGTGTTAGCGCCGCGACCTGACAGTAGGTTCAAGGACTCTAGACAACCAAAGTACAACAGGTACACACCCCTCGTGTCTAATAGAGTGAGAATTTTGGAGGAGGCCTTGAATGCCGACCTAATAGCAACCCCTCAAAGGGTCACGACTCCTCCAAACGCGGATACCACTAAGCATTGTCGGTATCATCGGAATTATGGGCACACGACGAAGGATTGTTTTACCATGAAAGATAAAATCGAAGAGCTTATACAAGCAGGACACCTGAGAAGATTTGTCAAACAGGAGGAAGGGGGATTCTCTTCCAGAGAAGAGCGAGAAGGTAGATATGAGGAGCGACCACGAAGAACGTCAGGGTACCAGGAGAGGCGAGAAGAAGGCACCAGAAGGAGGGTTGAGCTCGAGAAAGATGATGAACAGGATGTGAGGGAGAAGCCATTGAGAGGGGTGATCAACTATATATCAGGAGGCTTTACAGGAGGCAGAGCCATTATGTTCGCGAGGAAAAAGTACATCCGAGCAATCCATAATGTCAATGTCGTATCTACATGTCCCTAG